The following proteins are encoded in a genomic region of Chaetodon auriga isolate fChaAug3 chromosome 8, fChaAug3.hap1, whole genome shotgun sequence:
- the cited4b gene encoding cbp/p300-interacting transactivator 4b has product MADHLMMPMNHSSAGASLHGYRMGMNGGLQAGHQQHANQQGMRALPNGQMMHYGGAQANMETAMRQRQGMVGGPMNGQLNGAQMGHHQMTSGNMMYNGQSQQQQHHPQQQHHMHPQQHQQQAQHPQQQQQQFMNGGLTSQQLMASMQLQKLNTQYHGHPLGPMGGNHMGPTTQYRMNPAQLANMQHMAGPALALNGMDADMIDEEVLTSLVMELGLDRVQELPELFLGQNEFDFISDFVSKQQPSTVSC; this is encoded by the coding sequence ATGGCAGACCATCTGATGATGCCCATGAATCACAGCTCAGCGGGCGCCAGTCTCCACGGTTACAGGATGGGCATGAATGGCGGCCTGCAGGCAGGTCACCAGCAGCATGCCAACCAGCAGGGCATGAGGGCGCTGCCCAATGGCCAGATGATGCACTACGGTGGCGCCCAGGCCAACATGGAGACCGCCATGAGGCAGAGGCAGGGCATGGTGGGTGGACCCATGAATGGACAGCTGAACGGGGCCCAGATGGGTCACCACCAGATGACCTCTGGTAACATGATGTATAATGGCCAGtcccagcagcaacagcatcacccccagcagcagcatcacatgcacccacagcagcaccagcaaCAAGCCCAGCAcccgcagcagcagcaacagcagttcATGAACGGAGGGTTAACATCCCAGCAGCTCATGGCCagcatgcagctgcagaaactCAACACCCAGTACCACGGACACCCACTGGGGCCTATGGGTGGGAACCACATGGGGCCCACAACCCAGTACCGCATGAACCCAGCCCAGCTGGCCAACATGCAGCACATGGCCGGGCCGGCCCTGGCCCTGAACGGCATGGACGCGGATATGATTGACGAGGAGGTCCTGACCTCGCTGGTCATGGAGCTGGGCTTGGATCGGGTCCAGGAGCTGCCAGAACTCTTCCTGGGCCAGAATGAGTTTGACTTCATCTCGGACtttgtcagcaaacagcagcccaGCACTGTTAGTTGCTGA